One region of Chryseobacterium sp. C-71 genomic DNA includes:
- a CDS encoding AraC family transcriptional regulator gives MRIKIISPTSMYKITDQLKKTGFSINLIGDIIRRNNYKNQFSTFEYFCILIAENDFDLYVSGVLHNVKGGNSIYIGPQKDIEIFNAYGKHIYVIAFSAAFYDKTSKDSIFLNSQIFFNSHSEIFIAPYFGTNKYNQVILIERLMRFQSKNESLYISAAHNAIEGLILDAYLHLDNQESEKDDRLDYISFANRFRVLLQRDFRSNKKVLHYADELNISVRRLTEITERAYGKSAKQLIIDKVKTECEKAIKSSSFTMSEIAYDLGFSDEGNFSNFVKKHTGKKPSEIRELQV, from the coding sequence TTGAGAATTAAAATAATATCTCCCACTTCGATGTATAAAATCACAGATCAACTTAAGAAAACAGGATTCAGCATTAATCTAATTGGTGATATTATCAGACGCAACAATTATAAAAATCAATTCAGCACCTTCGAATATTTCTGCATTTTGATTGCAGAAAATGATTTTGATTTATATGTTTCAGGAGTACTGCACAATGTGAAAGGAGGCAACTCTATCTACATTGGTCCACAGAAAGACATTGAAATTTTCAATGCATATGGAAAACATATTTATGTAATTGCTTTTTCTGCTGCTTTTTATGATAAGACATCCAAAGACAGCATTTTTTTAAATTCTCAGATATTTTTTAACAGTCATTCTGAAATTTTTATCGCCCCTTATTTTGGTACTAATAAGTACAATCAGGTCATTTTGATCGAAAGACTGATGAGGTTTCAGTCAAAAAATGAGAGCCTTTACATCTCAGCCGCTCACAACGCTATTGAAGGATTAATACTAGACGCCTATTTACATTTAGATAATCAAGAGTCAGAAAAAGATGACCGCTTAGATTACATTTCATTCGCAAACAGGTTTAGAGTTTTACTGCAACGCGACTTCCGTTCTAATAAAAAAGTTTTACACTACGCAGACGAACTTAATATTTCTGTTAGAAGACTTACCGAAATCACAGAACGTGCTTACGGAAAATCTGCTAAACAGCTTATTATTGACAAGGTAAAAACAGAATGCGAAAAAGCAATAAAATCATCAAGCTTTACCATGTCTGAAATCGCTTATGACCTAGGCTTTAGTGATGAAGGAAACTTTAGCAACTTCGTTAAAAAACACACAGGTAAAAAACCTTCTGAAATACGTGAACTTCAGGTATAA